A stretch of Arthrobacter sp. NEB 688 DNA encodes these proteins:
- a CDS encoding aspartate aminotransferase family protein, producing MTRPSIPTGAAAADVLDELRALRSADLPTHGGRTLAYVYDSGLAEADALGREALAMFSSANGLDPTAFPSIQRMENDLVARAGALLHAPPGFTGVVSSGGTESILLAVLAARNAAPHVASPSMLLPASAHAAFRKAAEYLGVRAVVVDVDPVTLRADPDAMAEAADGSTVLVVASAPSYAHGVVDPVATIAELALDLGARCHVDACIGGWVLPHLDDVPPWDLAVDGVTSISVDLHKYAYTPKGVSVLLHRDADLRRGHLFASADWPGYTMLNTTTQSTRSGGPVAAAWAVTRFVGDEGYARLARETRRATLEVARAVEDVDGLRVVAPPDSTLLALAADDTCDVFTVADEMLARGWFVQPQMTFRDLPPTLHLTFSAATAAAVPEVVEALRESAAAARAAGPVRLDPSLAGMLAHLDPAGLDDEGFARLLAAAGLAGEGGGIALPSRMAPVNALLDASPPALREALLVGVLDRLSRPTPS from the coding sequence ATGACCCGGCCCAGCATCCCGACCGGCGCCGCCGCCGCGGACGTCCTCGACGAGCTGCGGGCCCTGCGCTCCGCCGACCTGCCGACGCACGGCGGCCGCACCCTCGCCTACGTCTACGACTCCGGGCTCGCGGAGGCGGACGCGCTCGGGCGCGAGGCGCTCGCGATGTTCTCGTCCGCCAACGGCCTCGACCCCACCGCGTTCCCCTCGATCCAGCGGATGGAGAACGACCTCGTCGCCCGGGCCGGGGCGCTGCTGCACGCGCCCCCGGGGTTCACCGGGGTCGTGAGCTCCGGTGGGACGGAGTCGATCCTGCTGGCCGTCCTCGCCGCCCGCAACGCCGCGCCGCACGTCGCCTCCCCGAGCATGCTGCTGCCGGCCTCGGCCCACGCCGCGTTCCGCAAGGCGGCCGAGTACCTCGGGGTGCGGGCGGTCGTCGTCGACGTCGACCCCGTCACGCTGCGCGCCGACCCCGACGCGATGGCCGAGGCCGCCGACGGCTCGACCGTGCTCGTCGTGGCCTCCGCGCCGTCCTACGCCCACGGCGTCGTCGACCCCGTGGCGACCATCGCGGAGCTCGCGCTCGACCTCGGCGCCCGCTGCCACGTCGACGCGTGCATCGGCGGGTGGGTGCTGCCCCACCTCGACGACGTGCCGCCGTGGGACCTCGCCGTCGACGGCGTGACGAGCATCAGCGTCGACCTGCACAAGTACGCCTACACGCCCAAGGGGGTCTCGGTGCTGCTGCACCGCGACGCCGACCTGCGGCGCGGCCACCTGTTCGCGTCCGCCGACTGGCCGGGCTACACGATGCTCAACACGACGACCCAGTCGACGCGCTCGGGCGGACCCGTGGCGGCCGCCTGGGCGGTGACCCGGTTCGTCGGCGACGAGGGCTACGCGCGCCTGGCCCGCGAGACCCGCCGGGCGACGCTCGAGGTCGCGCGCGCCGTCGAGGACGTCGACGGCCTGCGCGTCGTCGCCCCGCCGGACTCCACCCTCCTCGCGCTCGCCGCCGACGACACCTGCGACGTCTTCACCGTCGCCGACGAGATGCTCGCCCGCGGCTGGTTCGTCCAGCCGCAGATGACCTTCCGCGACCTGCCGCCGACCCTGCACCTCACCTTCTCGGCCGCGACCGCCGCGGCGGTGCCCGAGGTGGTCGAGGCCCTGCGGGAGTCCGCGGCCGCCGCGCGGGCCGCCGGGCCGGTGCGCCTCGACCCATCCCTCGCCGGGATGCTGGCCCACCTCGACCCCGCCGGCCTCGACGACGAGGGCTTCGCGCGGCTGCTCGCCGCGGCCGGGCTGGCCGGCGAGGGCGGCGGCATCGCCCTCCCGTCCCGGATGGCCCCGGTCAACGCGCTCCTCGACGCGAGCCCGCCGGCGCTGCGCGAGGCGCTGCTGGTCGGCGTCCTCGACCGGCTCTCCCGCCCCACCCCGTCCTGA
- a CDS encoding MFS transporter → MDERGVAVERSALPASVRRGYGLGSVATGSFGTVPGLLLLPYLTDRLGVTAGLAGLVVLLPKAWDVLLNPVAGRISDRSTHPAGRRRPFLLRAGLTLAVAFVLLFAGPTSPTALATTWVVVLFLACASAYAFFQVPYVAMPAELTDDYDERTRLMTWRVAVLALAILVSGGLAPVVRDAVGPEQGYRAVGLFVGALILVGTVGAWWGTRAAPVRRAATAGGSLRDQLRVVGSSREFRTLLGVFVLQALATGAMLAGVDYVARVQLGRPGASAVLFVCFVAPALLVTPLWQRVGERHGKRTGYLWGSVLLGVGALATLVALPLGTAATAVTVGVVGVGYAACQMFPLAMLPDVAAADTARTGEDRAGTYTGVWTAGETLGLAVGPFLYALVLTLGGYVSSTDAAAAQPDSARTAIALGFTVVPAVLVAASVLVLRRYRLDPKETG, encoded by the coding sequence ATGGACGAGCGCGGCGTCGCGGTGGAGCGGTCCGCCCTGCCCGCGTCCGTGCGGCGCGGATACGGGCTGGGGTCGGTCGCGACCGGGTCCTTCGGGACGGTGCCGGGGCTGCTGCTCCTGCCCTACCTCACCGACCGGCTCGGCGTCACCGCCGGTCTCGCCGGGCTCGTCGTCCTCCTGCCCAAGGCCTGGGACGTGCTCCTCAACCCGGTCGCGGGGCGCATCAGCGACCGCTCGACGCATCCGGCCGGCCGCCGCCGGCCGTTCCTCCTGCGCGCCGGGCTCACCCTCGCCGTGGCCTTCGTCCTCCTCTTCGCCGGCCCGACGAGCCCGACCGCGCTCGCCACGACGTGGGTCGTCGTCCTCTTCCTCGCCTGCGCCAGCGCCTACGCCTTCTTCCAGGTGCCGTACGTCGCGATGCCGGCCGAGCTCACCGACGACTACGACGAGCGGACCCGGCTCATGACGTGGCGCGTCGCGGTGCTGGCGCTCGCCATCCTCGTCAGCGGCGGCCTCGCTCCCGTGGTCCGCGACGCCGTCGGCCCCGAGCAGGGCTACCGCGCGGTCGGGCTCTTCGTCGGCGCGCTCATCCTCGTCGGCACGGTGGGGGCGTGGTGGGGGACGCGCGCCGCGCCGGTGCGCCGGGCCGCCACCGCCGGGGGGAGCCTGCGCGACCAGCTGCGCGTCGTCGGCTCCTCGCGCGAGTTCCGCACCCTGCTGGGTGTGTTCGTGCTCCAGGCCCTGGCCACGGGCGCGATGCTGGCCGGCGTCGACTACGTGGCGCGCGTGCAGCTCGGCCGCCCCGGAGCCTCGGCCGTGCTCTTCGTCTGCTTCGTGGCGCCGGCACTGCTCGTGACCCCGCTCTGGCAGCGGGTCGGCGAGCGGCACGGGAAGCGCACCGGCTACCTCTGGGGGTCGGTGCTGCTCGGCGTCGGGGCGCTCGCGACCCTCGTCGCCCTGCCGCTGGGCACGGCCGCGACCGCCGTCACCGTCGGCGTCGTCGGTGTCGGGTACGCCGCCTGCCAGATGTTCCCCCTCGCGATGCTGCCCGACGTCGCGGCGGCCGACACCGCGCGCACCGGCGAGGACCGTGCCGGCACGTACACCGGCGTCTGGACCGCGGGCGAGACGCTGGGGCTGGCCGTGGGGCCGTTCCTCTACGCCCTCGTGCTGACGCTGGGCGGGTACGTGTCCTCGACCGATGCCGCTGCCGCGCAGCCGGACTCGGCGCGGACCGCCATCGCGCTGGGCTTCACCGTCGTCCCGGCCGTGCTCGTCGCCGCGTCCGTCCTCGTGCTGCGCCGCTACCGCCTCGACCCGAAGGAGACCGGATGA
- a CDS encoding PQQ-dependent sugar dehydrogenase, translating into MGTRRSTAVRRTAALAACLGLVLVGGCSSGDDDGYGEVPARPTASPSGSTSAPASTSPAPRSTQEPELDVEEVAGGLEHGWDIGFLPDGSALVTERPARLSLVSGLREGATVTRVRADLDDVYVSGEGGLLGMVVHPDFAQTRRFTTCQTHQEGGTPTDIRLVTWRLSADGRSAERVRTLLDGLPISTGRHSGCRPELDADGALVVGTGDTAVGSIPQDLTSLGGKTLRLDLETGKPVDENPFPFAEDPAQRYVTSWGHRNIQGVALQPGTGRIFTAEHGPSNNDEVNLIEPGKNYGWDPAQGGTVGGYDEGVPMTDTGRYPDAIPAVWQSGRTTQAVCAAEFLEGEQWGAWDGALVITALKGAKLLVLSLDDDGSVTDVAIPEATNGPYGRLRAARLGPDGALYVTTTNGDDDKLLRITPRT; encoded by the coding sequence ATGGGAACGCGTCGCTCGACCGCCGTCCGCCGCACCGCGGCCCTCGCCGCCTGCCTCGGCCTCGTGCTCGTCGGCGGGTGCTCCTCGGGCGACGACGACGGCTACGGGGAGGTCCCGGCGCGCCCCACCGCGTCGCCGAGCGGCAGCACGAGCGCCCCGGCGTCGACGAGCCCGGCCCCGCGCAGCACGCAGGAGCCCGAGCTCGACGTCGAGGAGGTCGCCGGCGGCCTCGAGCACGGCTGGGACATCGGCTTCCTCCCCGACGGCTCGGCCCTCGTCACCGAGCGCCCCGCCCGCCTCTCGCTCGTCTCGGGGCTGCGCGAGGGCGCGACGGTCACCCGCGTGCGCGCCGACCTCGACGACGTGTACGTCAGCGGCGAGGGCGGCCTCCTCGGGATGGTCGTGCACCCCGACTTCGCGCAGACCCGGCGCTTCACGACCTGCCAGACCCACCAGGAGGGCGGGACCCCGACGGACATCCGCCTCGTGACGTGGCGCCTGTCGGCGGACGGTCGCTCCGCCGAGCGGGTCAGGACCCTCCTCGACGGTCTGCCGATCTCGACCGGCCGGCACTCGGGGTGCCGCCCCGAGCTCGACGCCGACGGCGCGCTCGTCGTCGGGACGGGCGACACGGCCGTCGGCAGCATCCCGCAGGACCTCACGAGCCTCGGTGGCAAGACGCTCCGGCTCGACCTCGAGACGGGGAAGCCCGTGGACGAGAACCCCTTCCCCTTCGCCGAGGACCCCGCGCAGCGCTACGTCACGAGCTGGGGCCACCGCAACATCCAGGGCGTCGCGCTCCAGCCGGGCACGGGGCGCATCTTCACGGCCGAGCACGGACCGTCGAACAACGACGAGGTCAACCTCATCGAGCCGGGCAAGAACTACGGGTGGGACCCGGCGCAGGGCGGCACCGTCGGCGGCTACGACGAGGGCGTCCCGATGACCGACACCGGGCGCTACCCCGACGCGATCCCCGCGGTGTGGCAGAGCGGCCGGACGACCCAGGCGGTCTGCGCCGCCGAGTTCCTCGAGGGCGAGCAGTGGGGGGCGTGGGACGGCGCGCTGGTCATCACCGCGCTCAAGGGGGCCAAGCTGCTGGTGCTCAGCCTCGACGACGACGGCTCCGTCACCGACGTGGCCATCCCCGAGGCGACGAACGGCCCCTACGGACGCTTGCGGGCCGCGCGCCTCGGCCCCGACGGCGCCCTCTACGTGACGACGACGAACGGCGACGACGACAAGCTGCTGCGCATCACGCCGCGCACCTGA
- a CDS encoding MGMT family protein — MDDVLVERVLRAVEQVPRGCVVSYGDLAALVGIGPRQVGSIMKVYGGNVSWWRVTNSYGDLPAPLLERARETWAEEGILLKRNGLGCAIREYRADLDALADAYERAVADLP, encoded by the coding sequence GTGGACGACGTGCTCGTGGAGCGGGTGCTGCGCGCGGTGGAGCAGGTGCCGCGCGGGTGCGTCGTGTCGTACGGCGACCTCGCCGCGCTCGTCGGCATCGGCCCGCGCCAGGTGGGCTCGATCATGAAGGTCTACGGCGGCAACGTGTCGTGGTGGCGGGTCACCAACAGCTACGGCGACCTGCCCGCGCCCCTGCTCGAGCGGGCCCGCGAGACGTGGGCCGAGGAGGGCATCCTCCTCAAGCGCAACGGTCTCGGGTGCGCCATCCGCGAGTACCGCGCCGACCTCGACGCGCTCGCCGACGCCTACGAGCGGGCCGTCGCCGACCTGCCCTGA